A genome region from Macrotis lagotis isolate mMagLag1 chromosome 4, bilby.v1.9.chrom.fasta, whole genome shotgun sequence includes the following:
- the PLEKHG3 gene encoding pleckstrin homology domain-containing family G member 3 isoform X6 — MPVSVSLHQDATQERPVSLASTISSSGSSRDSQTMEEHNGTGPVTEGESGSIHACYIPNNHNNSSSWLNLRGSLKGSPFSSRSTPGPGHHKLSYLGRVVRELVETERMYVQDLRSIVEDYLLKIIDTPGLLKPEQVSALFGNIENIYALNSQLLKDLDSCNNDPVAVANCFVERSQEFDIYTQYCNNYPNSVAALTECMRDKHQAKFFRDRQEVLQHSLPLGSFLLKPVQRILKYHLLLQEIAKHFDEEEDGFEMVEDAIDTMTCVAWYINDMKRKHEHAVRLQEIQSLLINWKGPDLTTYGELVLEGTFRVHRVRNERTFFLFDKALFITKKRGDHFVYKGHIPCSSLMLIESTRDSLCFTVTHYKHSKQQYSIQAKSVEEKRSWTHHIKRLILENHHATIPQKAKEAILEMDSYYPNRYRYSPERLKKAWSSQDDMPTQVRQCRRQSEPTKQLLRQLNDKASKASGLKHAGSAEALLDFGQLPLTGEQQSEAEGAAQEEVVEEQVLEKASPEDLAVSTGSKKGARAESQGSEEEEEEEEEESLVVAEQVADFASSLLAALHCWHYRANALLFSRGAMVKGHDEYEIAKSYKRPSGQSLMSPEKCKSFESVSSLPEAEPDTEPEVRQGLFPVIEGHSGEVMQSCILKQHHQEVLRPDHPVKIVDHAVAESPEDLKNLSSEEEEEVTVSVPDSILPTSVLDQASIIAERFVSTYSRRNSLALEDGKASGLLTPRLVSRSSSVRSLDGIEKGSATYCSTIDSFSSLLPLEADPNAGVASETSSTLNGTVPSSPSCSVESERLLNKKEDMLSTRDRLLLDKIKSYYENAEHHDAGFSIRRRESLSYIPKGLVRNSVFRFNSLPRQEPKPVIPGRKRLESSRPASWTLFDLTGPGQASSRNPPPITDVEFRPSAEVVKMWEGMESSGDICKSPVTRNKIESGLSQENGFDLHEPLFILEEHELSAISEEAVGSSLEVQSRAQLARELKELVKELSDKDEKLSTPLHPHIMQFSHMMDRELTERVKNKVYQLARQYSLRIKSHKPTMSEQKKMDPEQEKNLTLPHLQEEIRELPCKGKVRPLLSLSNNEQVMDLEHGPSKSTSAREKSPRCFYSPAGSKAISPGGWTSNRTPLSPVDTETFHWPDVRELCSKYAFHDEGTQAGQSQRHGQPVNRSLSVPENIMEAHPVGKVSRCCSLNTKPGRGTQEITQLQPRKDLFLLRSSQTTGRDVDEALYLTADLTLENNRRVIILEKGPPQPLVGEEEQDNFTQIQSPTSQEKIYLKAVVKQCKAHQESEERQEEGDQDPQVGQGDIADMGQQGRVRNLREKFQILNSNG; from the exons ATGCCTGTCTCAGTCTCCTTACATCAAGATGCGACCCAAGAGCGTCCAGTGAGCTTGGCCTCTACCATCTCTTCTTCAGGCTCATCCCGGGACAGTCAGACCATGGAAGAGCACAATGGAACTGGTCCTGTAACTGAGGGAGAGTCTGGCTCCATCCATGCCTGCTATATTCCTAATAACCATAACAATTCCAGTAGCTGGCTGAATCTGAGAGGATCCCTAAAAGGTTCCCCATTTAGCTCCCGGTCTACACCTGGGCCTGGACATCACAAGTTGAGTTACCTAGGCCGAGTGGTGCGAGAGCTTGTAGAGACAGAGCGCATGTATGTACAGGATCTCCGAAGCATTGTTGAG GATTACCTTTTGAAGATCATCGATACACCAGGGCTGCTGAAACCTGAACAAGTCAGTGCACTTTTTGGAAACATAGAAAACATCTATGCATTAAACAG TCAACTCTTGAAAGACTTGGACAGCTGTAATAATGATCCAGTGGCTGTGGCTAATTGTTTTGTAGAAAGG AGCCAAGAATTTGACATTTACACCCAATACTGCAACAACTACCCAAA TTCAGTGGCAGCCTTAACTGAATGTATGAGAGACAAACACCAGGCCAAGTTCTTCCGGGACAGACAAGAGGTCTTGCAACATTCTCTGCCCCTGGGCTCTTTTCTGCTGAAGCCTGTCCAAAGAATTCTCAAGTACCACCTCCTTCTTCAG GAAATTGCCAAGCATTTTGATGAGGAGGAGGATGGCTTTGAGATGGTTGAGGATGCAATCGATACCATGACTTGTGTGGCTTGGTACATCAATGACATGAAGAGGAAGCATGAGCATGCTGTCCGACTACAG GAAATCCAGTCCCTTCTGATCAACTGGAAAGGACCAGACTTGACGACCTATGGAGAGCTGGTGTTGGAAGGCACTTTCCGAGTCCATCGAGTTCGAAATGAGAgaactttctttctctttgacaaGGCATTGTTCATTACTAAAAAGCGAGGAGACCACTTTGTCTACAAAGGTCACATCCCG TGTTCCTCCTTGATGTTAATCGAGAGCACAAGAGACTCTTTGTGTTTCACAGTCACTCACTATAAGCACAGCAAACAACAGTATAGTATCCAG GCCAAATCTGTAGAAGAGAAGCGTTCATGGACCCATCACATCAAAAGACTGATCCTAGAGAATCATCATGCCACTATTCCCCAAAAG GCTAAGGAAGCCATCTTGGAAATGGATTCTTATT ACCCCAACCGATACCGCTACAGCCCAGAAAGGCTAAAAAAGGCTTGGTCTTCCCAAGATGACATGCCCACTCAAGTGCGTCAGTGTCGGAGACAATCTG AGCCAACTAAACAGCTTCTCAGGCAGTTAAATGACAAAG CATCAAAGGCATCGGGTCTTAAG CATGCAGGTAGCGCTGAAGCCCTCTTGGACTTTGGGCAACTGCCCCTTACAGGGGAGCAGCAGTCTGAAGCTGAAGGAGCTGCTCAGGAGGAAGTGGTGGAGGAGCAGGTCCTTGAGAAGGCCTCTCCAGAGGATCTGGCTGTGAGCACTGGCAGCAAGAAGGGGGCCAGGGCTGAGTCCCAAGGttcagaggaggaggaggaggaggaggaggaggagagtctGGTGGTAGCTGAGCAGGTAGCCGACTTTGCCAGCTCCCTGCTGGCTGCCCTCCACTGCTGGCACTATCGAGCCAACGCTTTACTTTTCTCCCGGGGCGCTATG GTCAAAGGGCATGATGAATATGAAATAGCCAAAAGCTATAAAAGGCCCAGTGGCCAGTCTCTAATGAGTCCTGAGAAGTGCAAGAGCTTTGAGTCTGTCTCTTCCCTTCCAGAG GCTGAACCTGATACAGAGCCTGAAGTCAGGCAAGGGCTGTTTCCAGTCATAGAAGGTCATAGCGGAGAAGTGATGCAGTCTTGCATCCTGAAACAGCACCATCAAGAGGTGCTACGGCCTGACCATCCAGTCAAAATCGTTGACCATGCAGTTGCTGAGAGTCCAGAGGATCTTAAAAACCTCAGcagtgaggaagaggaggaagtgaCAGTGTCAGTGCCAGACAGTATTCTGCCAACATCTGTACTGGACCAGGCTAGCATCATTGCTGAAAGGTTTGTCAGCACCTACTCCCGCCGCAATAGCCTGGCTCTGGAGGATGGCAAAGCCAGTGGTTTGTTGACTCCTAGACTGGTCAGTCGGAGTAGCAGTGTCCGGAGTCTTGATGGTATTGAGAAGGGGTCAGCCACCTACTGCAGCACCATAGACTCATTCAGCTCCTTGTTGCCCCTAGAAGCAGACCCTAATGCTGGAGTGGCCTCAGAAACCAGCTCTACCCTCAATGGGACTGTACCTTCAAGCCCTAGCTGCTCAGTAGAATCTGAAAGGTTGCTTAACAAGAAGGAGGATATGCTTTCGACTCGAGACCGACTGTTACTTGACAAGATCAAGAGTTACTATGAGAATGCAGAACATCATGATGCAGGCTTTAGTATTCGGCGCCGGGAGAGTCTTTCCTATATTCCTAAGGGCTTGGTAAGAAACTCTGTGTTCAGATTCAATAGCCTTCCCAGGCAAGAACCTAAACCAGTGATCCCTGGGCGCAAAAGACTAGAAAGTTCCCGACCTGCCTCTTGGACTCTTTTTGATCTCACTGGGCCAGGCCAGGCTAGTTCCAGGAATCCTCCCCCCATCACTGATGTTGAATTTCGCCCATCAGCAGAAGTAGTGAAGATGTGGGAAGGAATGGAGTCCTCTGGGGATATCTGTAAGAGCCCAGTCACGAGGAACAAGATAGAATCAGGCCTGAGCCAAGAGAATGGTTTTGACTTGCATGAGCCGCTATTCATTCTGGAGGAGCATGAGCTGAGTGCTATCAGTGAGGAGGCAGTTGGGTCCTCCCTAGAGGTCCAGAGCCGTGCCCAGCTGGCCAGGGAGCTAAAGGAGCTAGTAAAGGAGTTGAGTGACAAAGATGAAAAGCTATCAACTCCCCTGCACCCTCACATCATGCAGTTCTCCCACATGATGGACAGGGAGTTGACTGAACGTGTCAAGAACAAGGTCTACCAGCTAGCCCGTCAGTACAGTCTCAGGATCAAGAGCCACAAGCCTACAATGTCAGAGCAAAAAAAGATGGATCCAGAGCAAGAAAAGAATCTGACCTTGCCCCACCTGCAGGAGGAGATCCGAGAGCTACCTTGCAAAG GTAAAGTGAGACCATTACTGTCCCTCTCAAATAATGAACAAGTAATGGACTTAGAACATGGTCCCTCCAAGTCCACCTCAGCAAGGGAGAAGTCACCTCGATGCTTCTACAGTCCTGCTGGCTCAAAGGCCATCTCTCCTGGAGGCTGGACATCTAACCGCACTCCCCTTAGTCCTGTTGACACAGAAACTTTTCACTGGCCAGATGTTCGTGAACTCTGTTCGAAGTATGCTTTCCACGATGAGGGTACGCAAGCTGGACAAAGTCAGCGCCATGGTCAACCTGTCAACCGGAGCCTCTCAGTACCAGAGAATATCATGGAGGCACACCCAGTGGGGAAAGTGAGTCGCTGCTGCAGTCTCAACACCAAACCAGGCAGAGGAACCCAAGAGATTACCCAGCTTCAGCCTCGTAAGGATCTATTTTTACTTCGCTCCTCCCAAACCACAGGACGGGATGTAGATGAAGCCTTGTACCTCACAGCTGACTTGACCTTGGAGAATAACCGACGAGTCATTATCTTGGAGAAGGGACCACCCCAACCACTGGTAGGTGAGGAAGAACAAGACAACTTCACACAAATCCAGTCACCCACCTCCCAagaaaaaatctacttgaaaGCAGTGGTTAAACAATGCAAAGCTCACCAAGAATCAGAAGAGAGGCAAGAAGAGGGGGACCAGGACCCTCAAGTAGGACAAGGGGATATAGCTGATATGGGCCAACAGGGTCGAGTGAGAAACCTAAGGGAAAAATTTCAGATCTTGAACTCAAATGGTTGA
- the PLEKHG3 gene encoding pleckstrin homology domain-containing family G member 3 isoform X4: protein MPVSVSLHQDATQERPVSLASTISSSGSSRDSQTMEEHNGTGPVTEGESGSIHACYIPNNHNNSSSWLNLRGSLKGSPFSSRSTPGPGHHKLSYLGRVVRELVETERMYVQDLRSIVEDYLLKIIDTPGLLKPEQVSALFGNIENIYALNSQLLKDLDSCNNDPVAVANCFVERSQEFDIYTQYCNNYPNSVAALTECMRDKHQAKFFRDRQEVLQHSLPLGSFLLKPVQRILKYHLLLQEIAKHFDEEEDGFEMVEDAIDTMTCVAWYINDMKRKHEHAVRLQEIQSLLINWKGPDLTTYGELVLEGTFRVHRVRNERTFFLFDKALFITKKRGDHFVYKGHIPCSSLMLIESTRDSLCFTVTHYKHSKQQYSIQAKSVEEKRSWTHHIKRLILENHHATIPQKAKEAILEMDSYYPNRYRYSPERLKKAWSSQDDMPTQVRQCRRQSEPTKQLLRQLNDKASKASGLKVRPVSGLEMGYRMEQGSGFQHAGSAEALLDFGQLPLTGEQQSEAEGAAQEEVVEEQVLEKASPEDLAVSTGSKKGARAESQGSEEEEEEEEEESLVVAEQVADFASSLLAALHCWHYRANALLFSRGAMVKGHDEYEIAKSYKRPSGQSLMSPEKCKSFESVSSLPEAEPDTEPEVRQGLFPVIEGHSGEVMQSCILKQHHQEVLRPDHPVKIVDHAVAESPEDLKNLSSEEEEEVTVSVPDSILPTSVLDQASIIAERFVSTYSRRNSLALEDGKASGLLTPRLVSRSSSVRSLDGIEKGSATYCSTIDSFSSLLPLEADPNAGVASETSSTLNGTVPSSPSCSVESERLLNKKEDMLSTRDRLLLDKIKSYYENAEHHDAGFSIRRRESLSYIPKGLVRNSVFRFNSLPRQEPKPVIPGRKRLESSRPASWTLFDLTGPGQASSRNPPPITDVEFRPSAEVVKMWEGMESSGDICKSPVTRNKIESGLSQENGFDLHEPLFILEEHELSAISEEAVGSSLEVQSRAQLARELKELVKELSDKDEKLSTPLHPHIMQFSHMMDRELTERVKNKVYQLARQYSLRIKSHKPTMSEQKKMDPEQEKNLTLPHLQEEIRELPCKGKVRPLLSLSNNEQVMDLEHGPSKSTSAREKSPRCFYSPAGSKAISPGGWTSNRTPLSPVDTETFHWPDVRELCSKYAFHDEGTQAGQSQRHGQPVNRSLSVPENIMEAHPVGKVSRCCSLNTKPGRGTQEITQLQPRKDLFLLRSSQTTGRDVDEALYLTADLTLENNRRVIILEKGPPQPLVGEEEQDNFTQIQSPTSQEKIYLKAVVKQCKAHQESEERQEEGDQDPQVGQGDIADMGQQGRVRNLREKFQILNSNG, encoded by the exons ATGCCTGTCTCAGTCTCCTTACATCAAGATGCGACCCAAGAGCGTCCAGTGAGCTTGGCCTCTACCATCTCTTCTTCAGGCTCATCCCGGGACAGTCAGACCATGGAAGAGCACAATGGAACTGGTCCTGTAACTGAGGGAGAGTCTGGCTCCATCCATGCCTGCTATATTCCTAATAACCATAACAATTCCAGTAGCTGGCTGAATCTGAGAGGATCCCTAAAAGGTTCCCCATTTAGCTCCCGGTCTACACCTGGGCCTGGACATCACAAGTTGAGTTACCTAGGCCGAGTGGTGCGAGAGCTTGTAGAGACAGAGCGCATGTATGTACAGGATCTCCGAAGCATTGTTGAG GATTACCTTTTGAAGATCATCGATACACCAGGGCTGCTGAAACCTGAACAAGTCAGTGCACTTTTTGGAAACATAGAAAACATCTATGCATTAAACAG TCAACTCTTGAAAGACTTGGACAGCTGTAATAATGATCCAGTGGCTGTGGCTAATTGTTTTGTAGAAAGG AGCCAAGAATTTGACATTTACACCCAATACTGCAACAACTACCCAAA TTCAGTGGCAGCCTTAACTGAATGTATGAGAGACAAACACCAGGCCAAGTTCTTCCGGGACAGACAAGAGGTCTTGCAACATTCTCTGCCCCTGGGCTCTTTTCTGCTGAAGCCTGTCCAAAGAATTCTCAAGTACCACCTCCTTCTTCAG GAAATTGCCAAGCATTTTGATGAGGAGGAGGATGGCTTTGAGATGGTTGAGGATGCAATCGATACCATGACTTGTGTGGCTTGGTACATCAATGACATGAAGAGGAAGCATGAGCATGCTGTCCGACTACAG GAAATCCAGTCCCTTCTGATCAACTGGAAAGGACCAGACTTGACGACCTATGGAGAGCTGGTGTTGGAAGGCACTTTCCGAGTCCATCGAGTTCGAAATGAGAgaactttctttctctttgacaaGGCATTGTTCATTACTAAAAAGCGAGGAGACCACTTTGTCTACAAAGGTCACATCCCG TGTTCCTCCTTGATGTTAATCGAGAGCACAAGAGACTCTTTGTGTTTCACAGTCACTCACTATAAGCACAGCAAACAACAGTATAGTATCCAG GCCAAATCTGTAGAAGAGAAGCGTTCATGGACCCATCACATCAAAAGACTGATCCTAGAGAATCATCATGCCACTATTCCCCAAAAG GCTAAGGAAGCCATCTTGGAAATGGATTCTTATT ACCCCAACCGATACCGCTACAGCCCAGAAAGGCTAAAAAAGGCTTGGTCTTCCCAAGATGACATGCCCACTCAAGTGCGTCAGTGTCGGAGACAATCTG AGCCAACTAAACAGCTTCTCAGGCAGTTAAATGACAAAG CATCAAAGGCATCGGGTCTTAAGGTAAGACCAGTGAGCGGCCTGGAGATGGGATACAGGATGGAACAGGGAAGTGGTTTTCAG CATGCAGGTAGCGCTGAAGCCCTCTTGGACTTTGGGCAACTGCCCCTTACAGGGGAGCAGCAGTCTGAAGCTGAAGGAGCTGCTCAGGAGGAAGTGGTGGAGGAGCAGGTCCTTGAGAAGGCCTCTCCAGAGGATCTGGCTGTGAGCACTGGCAGCAAGAAGGGGGCCAGGGCTGAGTCCCAAGGttcagaggaggaggaggaggaggaggaggaggagagtctGGTGGTAGCTGAGCAGGTAGCCGACTTTGCCAGCTCCCTGCTGGCTGCCCTCCACTGCTGGCACTATCGAGCCAACGCTTTACTTTTCTCCCGGGGCGCTATG GTCAAAGGGCATGATGAATATGAAATAGCCAAAAGCTATAAAAGGCCCAGTGGCCAGTCTCTAATGAGTCCTGAGAAGTGCAAGAGCTTTGAGTCTGTCTCTTCCCTTCCAGAG GCTGAACCTGATACAGAGCCTGAAGTCAGGCAAGGGCTGTTTCCAGTCATAGAAGGTCATAGCGGAGAAGTGATGCAGTCTTGCATCCTGAAACAGCACCATCAAGAGGTGCTACGGCCTGACCATCCAGTCAAAATCGTTGACCATGCAGTTGCTGAGAGTCCAGAGGATCTTAAAAACCTCAGcagtgaggaagaggaggaagtgaCAGTGTCAGTGCCAGACAGTATTCTGCCAACATCTGTACTGGACCAGGCTAGCATCATTGCTGAAAGGTTTGTCAGCACCTACTCCCGCCGCAATAGCCTGGCTCTGGAGGATGGCAAAGCCAGTGGTTTGTTGACTCCTAGACTGGTCAGTCGGAGTAGCAGTGTCCGGAGTCTTGATGGTATTGAGAAGGGGTCAGCCACCTACTGCAGCACCATAGACTCATTCAGCTCCTTGTTGCCCCTAGAAGCAGACCCTAATGCTGGAGTGGCCTCAGAAACCAGCTCTACCCTCAATGGGACTGTACCTTCAAGCCCTAGCTGCTCAGTAGAATCTGAAAGGTTGCTTAACAAGAAGGAGGATATGCTTTCGACTCGAGACCGACTGTTACTTGACAAGATCAAGAGTTACTATGAGAATGCAGAACATCATGATGCAGGCTTTAGTATTCGGCGCCGGGAGAGTCTTTCCTATATTCCTAAGGGCTTGGTAAGAAACTCTGTGTTCAGATTCAATAGCCTTCCCAGGCAAGAACCTAAACCAGTGATCCCTGGGCGCAAAAGACTAGAAAGTTCCCGACCTGCCTCTTGGACTCTTTTTGATCTCACTGGGCCAGGCCAGGCTAGTTCCAGGAATCCTCCCCCCATCACTGATGTTGAATTTCGCCCATCAGCAGAAGTAGTGAAGATGTGGGAAGGAATGGAGTCCTCTGGGGATATCTGTAAGAGCCCAGTCACGAGGAACAAGATAGAATCAGGCCTGAGCCAAGAGAATGGTTTTGACTTGCATGAGCCGCTATTCATTCTGGAGGAGCATGAGCTGAGTGCTATCAGTGAGGAGGCAGTTGGGTCCTCCCTAGAGGTCCAGAGCCGTGCCCAGCTGGCCAGGGAGCTAAAGGAGCTAGTAAAGGAGTTGAGTGACAAAGATGAAAAGCTATCAACTCCCCTGCACCCTCACATCATGCAGTTCTCCCACATGATGGACAGGGAGTTGACTGAACGTGTCAAGAACAAGGTCTACCAGCTAGCCCGTCAGTACAGTCTCAGGATCAAGAGCCACAAGCCTACAATGTCAGAGCAAAAAAAGATGGATCCAGAGCAAGAAAAGAATCTGACCTTGCCCCACCTGCAGGAGGAGATCCGAGAGCTACCTTGCAAAG GTAAAGTGAGACCATTACTGTCCCTCTCAAATAATGAACAAGTAATGGACTTAGAACATGGTCCCTCCAAGTCCACCTCAGCAAGGGAGAAGTCACCTCGATGCTTCTACAGTCCTGCTGGCTCAAAGGCCATCTCTCCTGGAGGCTGGACATCTAACCGCACTCCCCTTAGTCCTGTTGACACAGAAACTTTTCACTGGCCAGATGTTCGTGAACTCTGTTCGAAGTATGCTTTCCACGATGAGGGTACGCAAGCTGGACAAAGTCAGCGCCATGGTCAACCTGTCAACCGGAGCCTCTCAGTACCAGAGAATATCATGGAGGCACACCCAGTGGGGAAAGTGAGTCGCTGCTGCAGTCTCAACACCAAACCAGGCAGAGGAACCCAAGAGATTACCCAGCTTCAGCCTCGTAAGGATCTATTTTTACTTCGCTCCTCCCAAACCACAGGACGGGATGTAGATGAAGCCTTGTACCTCACAGCTGACTTGACCTTGGAGAATAACCGACGAGTCATTATCTTGGAGAAGGGACCACCCCAACCACTGGTAGGTGAGGAAGAACAAGACAACTTCACACAAATCCAGTCACCCACCTCCCAagaaaaaatctacttgaaaGCAGTGGTTAAACAATGCAAAGCTCACCAAGAATCAGAAGAGAGGCAAGAAGAGGGGGACCAGGACCCTCAAGTAGGACAAGGGGATATAGCTGATATGGGCCAACAGGGTCGAGTGAGAAACCTAAGGGAAAAATTTCAGATCTTGAACTCAAATGGTTGA